A region from the Geobacillus vulcani PSS1 genome encodes:
- a CDS encoding Bug family tripartite tricarboxylate transporter substrate binding protein, whose protein sequence is MKKKRWWGLLAAGMMTVALAACGGNESAGSKSSGSNAGSSTSDYPTKPITIVAPSGAGGGWDLTARAITKVLDETGLVKQTMTVENKPGGGGAVFMAEYATQDVKNDYKLFVNSPPIIINNLKKEGNSPFGYKDTTPLAQLTKDFGAIVVKADSKFQTLTQLLDAIKQDPKSVTVAGGSAPGSMDHLVAILPIYKAGIDPKSIKYVSYDGGGEAMAALLGGNADVIATDASSVGEYLKAGKVRVLAVSAPERLGGVLKDVPTMKELGIDAEFTIWRGVFGPKQMSREAKAFWEETLKKLSEHEKWKEELQKQGWAAEYRNSAEFTKFLQEQEQQIGDLLKSLGMHK, encoded by the coding sequence GCCTGTGGGGGCAATGAATCGGCAGGATCGAAATCATCCGGTTCGAACGCTGGCTCATCGACCTCAGACTATCCGACGAAGCCGATCACTATTGTCGCTCCGTCCGGGGCGGGCGGTGGTTGGGATTTAACGGCCCGCGCGATTACGAAAGTGCTCGATGAGACGGGGCTTGTCAAACAAACCATGACGGTTGAAAACAAACCGGGCGGCGGCGGGGCGGTCTTTATGGCCGAATACGCCACCCAAGATGTGAAAAACGATTACAAACTATTTGTCAACTCTCCGCCGATTATTATTAATAACTTGAAAAAAGAAGGGAACAGCCCGTTTGGCTACAAAGACACAACGCCGCTCGCTCAGTTGACGAAAGACTTCGGTGCCATTGTTGTCAAGGCCGATTCAAAGTTTCAAACATTAACCCAATTGCTTGACGCGATTAAGCAAGATCCGAAATCGGTCACTGTGGCTGGAGGATCAGCGCCGGGCTCGATGGATCATTTAGTCGCCATTCTGCCAATCTATAAAGCTGGCATTGATCCGAAATCGATCAAATATGTTTCGTACGATGGTGGTGGTGAGGCGATGGCTGCGTTGCTTGGCGGCAACGCCGATGTCATTGCGACGGATGCCTCTTCTGTTGGCGAATATCTCAAAGCCGGCAAAGTGCGGGTGTTGGCGGTTTCGGCTCCGGAGCGCCTTGGCGGTGTGCTGAAGGACGTACCAACAATGAAAGAGCTTGGCATTGATGCGGAATTTACAATTTGGCGCGGAGTTTTTGGGCCGAAGCAAATGTCCCGAGAGGCAAAGGCGTTTTGGGAAGAAACATTGAAAAAGTTGTCTGAGCACGAGAAGTGGAAAGAAGAACTGCAAAAACAAGGCTGGGCGGCGGAATACCGCAATTCGGCTGAGTTTACGAAATTTTTGCAGGAGCAGGAGCAGCAAATCGGCGACCTTCTGAAGTCGCTTGGCATGCATAAATGA
- a CDS encoding tripartite tricarboxylate transporter TctB family protein, producing the protein MNKTADRIAAVAFLAVGSLFMAESLRLSKSAYGSAVGPNVFPFLLGLVLALLSIKLLFETRGYKDYKDSVGEKPPRQYKKFLIIFIAAVFYAALLETVGYVITTFLFLVIGFQTMEKGALWKSIAIAAGFSLGVYGLYVKLLQGTLPSWPIWFQ; encoded by the coding sequence ATGAACAAAACGGCTGATCGGATCGCGGCGGTGGCATTCTTGGCGGTTGGTTCCTTGTTTATGGCGGAAAGCTTGCGCCTATCGAAAAGCGCCTACGGCAGTGCGGTAGGACCGAACGTATTTCCGTTTTTGCTTGGACTTGTTCTGGCATTATTAAGCATCAAGCTGTTGTTTGAAACGAGAGGCTATAAGGATTATAAGGATTCAGTGGGAGAGAAGCCGCCACGGCAGTACAAAAAGTTTCTCATCATTTTCATTGCTGCTGTTTTCTATGCGGCGTTGCTTGAAACGGTTGGGTATGTAATCACGACGTTTCTGTTTCTTGTTATCGGCTTTCAAACGATGGAAAAGGGGGCGCTATGGAAGTCGATCGCCATTGCCGCCGGCTTTTCGCTCGGCGTCTACGGCCTCTATGTGAAACTGTTGCAAGGAACGCTGCCAAGCTGGCCGATTTGGTTCCAATGA
- a CDS encoding tripartite tricarboxylate transporter permease, whose protein sequence is MSTLSFLLDGFQTALQPHNLLFAFIGVLIGTAVGVLPGIGPMSGVALLIPVTASMTSGLSPEQAAASSIILLAGVYYGAMYGGSTTSILLNTPGESSSVVTTLDGYQMARQGRAGAALAIAAIGSFVAGIVSLIGLVLLAQPLSNVALKFGPAEYFSLMLLGLAAVSGLAGKSMTKAWIMTVFGLLLSTIGLDNVSGVARFTYDISYLYGGLEFLTVAVGLFALGEVFKSILHHETNDGDIAKIGRILPTKSDLKESAGPIARGSLLGFFIGVLPGAGATLASFFSYILEKKISKHPEKFGQGTIAGVAAPESANNGASGGAMIPLLTLGIPGSGTTAILMGALIMYNVQPGPLLFDEHPAVAWGLIASMFIGNVMLLILNMPLVKVFAKIIQTPTKYLLPLIIAISVFGVYAVQVTTFDVFLLLAFGLLGYWLAEHDYPLAPLVLGLVLGPMIENNMRRALTASNGDYLVFVEKPISLVLLVIAFLWIAVPFVMKLRGKTVIVSEDM, encoded by the coding sequence ATGAGTACACTATCGTTTTTGCTTGACGGATTTCAGACGGCGCTGCAGCCGCATAACTTGCTGTTTGCGTTTATTGGGGTGCTGATCGGCACAGCGGTCGGTGTGCTTCCTGGGATTGGCCCGATGAGCGGGGTGGCGCTGCTCATTCCGGTGACGGCGTCGATGACATCGGGCTTGAGTCCCGAGCAGGCGGCCGCCAGTTCGATCATCTTGCTGGCCGGCGTGTATTACGGGGCGATGTATGGCGGTTCGACCACTTCCATTTTGTTAAATACGCCTGGGGAATCGTCATCGGTTGTCACAACGCTGGACGGCTATCAAATGGCCCGGCAAGGAAGGGCGGGGGCGGCGCTTGCGATTGCGGCGATCGGTTCCTTTGTCGCCGGAATCGTTTCGCTAATCGGCCTCGTCTTATTGGCCCAACCATTGTCGAATGTGGCGCTGAAGTTCGGCCCGGCCGAATATTTTTCGCTCATGCTGCTCGGGTTGGCGGCGGTGAGCGGACTGGCCGGCAAATCGATGACGAAAGCATGGATCATGACGGTGTTCGGTTTGTTGCTTTCCACGATTGGGCTCGACAATGTTTCCGGCGTGGCTCGCTTTACGTACGACATTTCCTATTTATATGGAGGTCTCGAGTTTTTAACCGTAGCGGTCGGGCTATTTGCGTTAGGAGAGGTATTCAAGTCCATTCTCCATCATGAGACGAACGACGGGGACATCGCCAAAATCGGGCGCATCTTGCCGACCAAATCGGACTTGAAAGAAAGTGCGGGGCCGATCGCCCGCGGGTCGCTGCTTGGGTTTTTCATCGGCGTGCTGCCGGGAGCTGGAGCGACACTCGCTTCCTTTTTCTCGTATATTCTTGAAAAGAAAATCAGCAAACATCCAGAAAAGTTTGGCCAAGGGACGATCGCCGGCGTCGCGGCGCCGGAGTCGGCGAACAACGGCGCTTCTGGGGGAGCGATGATCCCGCTTTTAACGCTGGGTATTCCGGGATCGGGAACGACAGCCATTTTGATGGGTGCACTCATTATGTACAACGTCCAACCGGGTCCGTTGTTGTTCGATGAGCATCCGGCTGTCGCTTGGGGATTGATCGCCAGCATGTTTATCGGCAACGTCATGTTGCTCATTCTCAACATGCCGCTCGTCAAAGTGTTCGCGAAAATTATCCAGACTCCGACGAAATATTTATTGCCGCTTATTATTGCCATTTCCGTCTTTGGCGTGTATGCGGTGCAAGTGACGACGTTTGATGTGTTCCTGCTGCTGGCGTTTGGCCTGCTTGGCTACTGGCTTGCGGAGCACGACTATCCATTGGCACCGCTTGTGCTAGGGCTTGTTCTCGGACCGATGATTGAAAACAATATGCGTCGGGCCTTGACGGCATCGAATGGCGATTATCTCGTTTTCGTTGAAAAGCCGATTTCGCTCGTTTTGTTGGTGATCGCCTTTTTATGGATTGCTGTGCCGTTTGTCATGAAGTTAAGAGGAAAAACGGTCATTGTCAGTGAAGATATGTAA
- a CDS encoding ATP-binding protein has product MKLQTRLMVIICSLLLLVIVVLTFLFQHMFAATLKQQIGMRALNVAETVASTPLVREAFHDPNPSARLQPFAEHIRQKTGAEYVVIGNRQGIRYAHPLPDRIGKPMVGGDNGEVLKGKAIISEAVGSLGPAIRGKAPIFDENGHVIGIVSVGFLLEDIQRTVWSYSVKIFLFSVLALLLGAAGAVAIAKAVKKSIHGLEPEEIGLLYQEKQAILEAIREGIVAINQEGTITMVNRTALKLLGYENERGVLGMPILQLIPHSRLPEVIRTGQAEFDDEMVLGEETVIANRIPIKDKTGRVIGAVSTFRNKSELYRLTKELSQLRSYADALRAQTHEFSNKLYLISGLIQLESYEEALELITKETDLQQNIVRFIMKEIPDPIIGGLLIGKFNRANELKITFTIDRESSFRDVPPAIDRDHLVTIIGNLLDNAMEAALHNGKEEKRVTIFLTDLGDDLIIEVEDNGPGIDPALAERIYERGVSTKANGRRGYGLDLVSKALAMLGGQITCESKQGAGTVFTVIIPKRLAQAGHH; this is encoded by the coding sequence ATGAAGCTTCAGACACGGTTAATGGTCATCATTTGTTCATTGTTGCTGCTTGTGATTGTGGTTTTAACGTTTCTGTTTCAACATATGTTTGCGGCGACGCTCAAACAACAAATCGGCATGCGGGCGCTAAATGTGGCGGAAACCGTTGCCTCCACTCCGCTTGTGCGTGAGGCGTTTCACGATCCGAATCCATCGGCGCGGCTGCAGCCGTTTGCTGAGCACATCCGCCAAAAGACGGGGGCGGAATATGTAGTGATCGGCAACCGTCAAGGCATTCGCTACGCCCATCCGCTGCCGGATCGGATCGGCAAACCGATGGTGGGGGGCGACAACGGAGAAGTGCTCAAAGGCAAGGCCATTATTTCCGAGGCGGTCGGTTCGCTCGGTCCGGCCATCCGCGGAAAGGCGCCGATTTTTGATGAAAACGGACATGTGATTGGCATTGTTTCAGTTGGTTTTTTGCTGGAGGATATTCAGCGCACGGTGTGGTCATATAGCGTGAAGATCTTTCTCTTCTCCGTTCTTGCCCTTTTGCTCGGGGCGGCGGGCGCAGTGGCGATTGCCAAGGCAGTGAAAAAATCGATTCACGGTCTTGAACCGGAAGAAATCGGCTTGTTGTATCAAGAAAAACAGGCGATTTTAGAAGCGATTCGTGAAGGAATCGTTGCCATCAATCAAGAGGGAACGATTACAATGGTCAATCGAACCGCGTTGAAGTTGCTTGGGTATGAGAACGAACGCGGTGTATTGGGAATGCCTATCTTACAGCTTATTCCCCACTCGAGGTTGCCTGAAGTCATTCGGACGGGGCAGGCGGAATTTGACGATGAAATGGTGTTAGGTGAAGAAACGGTCATTGCGAATCGCATTCCGATAAAAGATAAAACGGGCCGCGTGATTGGAGCGGTGTCGACGTTTCGCAACAAATCGGAGCTGTACCGCCTAACGAAAGAGCTGTCTCAGCTGCGAAGCTATGCGGATGCCTTACGGGCGCAAACGCACGAATTTTCCAATAAGCTGTATTTGATCTCCGGCCTGATTCAACTGGAATCATATGAGGAAGCGCTTGAATTGATTACAAAAGAAACCGACTTGCAACAAAACATTGTCCGGTTTATCATGAAGGAAATTCCGGATCCGATCATTGGCGGGCTGTTGATCGGCAAGTTCAATCGCGCCAACGAGCTAAAAATTACGTTTACGATTGATCGGGAAAGCAGTTTCCGCGATGTGCCACCTGCGATCGACCGCGACCATTTGGTGACGATTATCGGCAACTTGTTGGATAATGCCATGGAGGCGGCTCTCCATAACGGGAAAGAAGAGAAGCGAGTGACCATTTTTTTGACGGACTTGGGCGACGATTTGATTATTGAAGTGGAAGATAACGGTCCCGGCATTGATCCGGCTTTGGCGGAACGAATATATGAACGAGGGGTTTCGACAAAAGCCAATGGCCGTCGAGGATATGGGCTGGATCTCGTCAGTAAAGCACTGGCGATGCTTGGCGGGCAAATCACATGCGAGTCGAAGCAAGGAGCGGGAACGGTGTTTACCGTCATTATCCCGAAGCGGCTGGCTCAGGCTGGCCATCATTGA
- a CDS encoding response regulator, with product MSVIRVLIIEDDRRIAEINRRFVEKVEGYEVVGIATNAEEAKELTEVLRPDVLLLDVYFPDMNGLSFLKWVRERFSNIDIIMITAAREIDALKQALHGGVFDYIIKPMMFDRFVETLNRYKEYHGKMQQWMKEKEWIDQEDVDKLIGREASVRDQPMLPKGIQPLTLEKVLMVVKQCQDGVTAEEVGRQIGTSRTTARRYLEYLVSTGQVLADIVYGSVGRPERIYKKRG from the coding sequence ATGTCGGTGATTCGTGTGCTGATTATTGAAGACGACCGCCGCATTGCCGAGATTAATCGGCGTTTTGTGGAAAAAGTAGAAGGGTATGAAGTGGTCGGCATCGCCACAAACGCTGAAGAAGCGAAGGAGCTGACCGAGGTGCTACGGCCGGACGTTCTGTTGCTTGATGTCTATTTTCCGGACATGAACGGCCTCTCTTTTTTAAAGTGGGTGCGTGAACGTTTTTCCAATATCGACATCATTATGATCACAGCAGCGCGCGAAATTGACGCGTTGAAACAGGCGCTGCACGGCGGGGTGTTTGACTATATTATCAAACCGATGATGTTTGACCGTTTTGTGGAAACATTAAATCGGTATAAAGAGTATCACGGTAAAATGCAGCAGTGGATGAAAGAAAAAGAGTGGATCGATCAAGAGGATGTCGACAAACTGATCGGGCGAGAAGCCTCAGTTAGGGACCAACCGATGCTTCCGAAAGGCATCCAACCGCTAACCCTTGAAAAAGTGCTTATGGTTGTGAAACAGTGTCAAGATGGTGTGACGGCGGAAGAAGTGGGACGGCAAATCGGCACGAGCCGAACAACGGCCCGCCGGTATTTAGAGTACCTTGTCTCCACAGGGCAAGTATTGGCCGATATTGTTTACGGATCAGTCGGCCGCCCGGAACGGATTTATAAAAAGAGAGGTTGA
- a CDS encoding AEC family transporter encodes MAVFSGILLQVMVPMLLMVGAGALLHRLFHFDMNTLSKLNMYVLLPAVAFINVYDSELNGKVLVSVFGFLFLQSSGLIVLSMMMAKWFKLDRSMAAVFQNTIVLNNSGNFGIPVSQLVFHQQPLGAAIQIVVTIFQNFLTNTYGVYQFVSGNRKQGKWIAELWKNPVLHALWLGVVCRWPHVPIPSFVWTPLQRTADAFLAIALFTLGAQIAYARFTALPPLLYVSVLGRLLVSPLLAAAFIFLLGLDGVTAQALLIASSYPCSRNTALYALEYDCHPDYAAQAVLLSTMLSAITVTGVVYAARLLFS; translated from the coding sequence TTGGCCGTTTTTAGTGGCATTTTGCTTCAAGTGATGGTTCCGATGCTGCTTATGGTCGGGGCGGGAGCGCTATTGCACCGTCTGTTTCATTTTGACATGAATACCTTGTCCAAGCTGAATATGTATGTGCTGTTGCCCGCCGTTGCGTTCATTAACGTGTATGACAGCGAATTGAACGGGAAAGTGTTGGTGTCCGTATTCGGCTTTCTTTTTTTGCAAAGCAGCGGATTGATCGTGTTGAGCATGATGATGGCAAAATGGTTCAAACTTGACCGAAGCATGGCGGCGGTGTTTCAAAATACGATTGTGCTTAACAACTCAGGCAACTTTGGCATTCCAGTGAGCCAATTGGTGTTTCACCAGCAGCCGCTTGGGGCGGCCATTCAAATTGTCGTAACGATATTTCAAAACTTTCTCACGAATACATATGGCGTTTATCAGTTTGTTTCGGGAAACAGGAAACAAGGAAAGTGGATCGCCGAACTATGGAAAAACCCGGTTCTTCATGCGTTATGGCTAGGCGTTGTTTGCCGTTGGCCGCATGTCCCGATTCCCTCATTTGTATGGACGCCGCTTCAACGCACCGCTGACGCGTTTTTAGCCATCGCCCTCTTTACATTAGGGGCGCAAATCGCTTATGCCCGTTTTACCGCTTTGCCGCCGCTATTGTATGTGAGCGTGTTGGGCCGCCTGCTTGTTTCGCCGCTATTGGCTGCGGCATTCATCTTTCTGTTAGGGCTTGACGGGGTGACGGCCCAAGCGCTGCTCATCGCCAGCTCCTACCCTTGTTCGCGCAACACCGCTTTGTACGCGCTTGAATACGATTGTCATCCCGACTACGCTGCCCAGGCAGTGCTGTTATCCACGATGCTTAGTGCCATCACAGTAACGGGCGTCGTATATGCCGCGCGACTGTTGTTTTCGTAA
- a CDS encoding LacI family DNA-binding transcriptional regulator, with protein MKKVTMADVAKLANVSKSTVSQYLNKRYEYMSEETRKRIAEAIEELGYQPNVIARSLKQKTTATIGVIVFNMLHMLTTQVLHAIEEECQKRGFQVIVCNSGDDPEKEKTYIEMLLAKQVDGLIVFPTGKNEDVYQRLAAERFPLVFVDRMVPGVEADSVLLDNFGAAEMAVDYLASGGYDRIAIVTPPLVPYNVPRMERLAGFRAAMAKRGFDIDDRNVIAADPAVLPEELKKRFAESHRPNALFAINDLTLMGVLRFVKEAGVRMPDELAIINIDDVPFADIYTPALTTIAQPTFAMGKKTAEQVFLQIDRKRSGKPQVFRFSPILKERTSVRRENR; from the coding sequence TTGAAAAAAGTCACGATGGCCGATGTCGCGAAATTGGCCAACGTTTCCAAAAGTACGGTTTCGCAATATTTGAACAAACGCTACGAGTATATGAGCGAGGAAACGAGAAAGCGCATCGCCGAGGCGATTGAGGAACTTGGCTATCAGCCGAACGTGATCGCTCGCAGTTTGAAACAAAAAACGACGGCGACCATTGGCGTGATCGTTTTTAATATGCTTCATATGTTGACGACGCAAGTGCTGCACGCGATTGAAGAAGAGTGCCAAAAACGCGGCTTTCAAGTCATTGTCTGCAACTCCGGCGATGATCCGGAAAAAGAGAAAACATACATCGAGATGCTGCTGGCGAAACAGGTCGACGGGTTGATCGTCTTTCCCACGGGGAAAAATGAAGACGTTTACCAACGCCTTGCCGCCGAGCGGTTTCCGCTCGTCTTTGTTGACCGGATGGTGCCGGGAGTCGAGGCGGACAGCGTGCTGTTGGACAACTTTGGCGCGGCGGAGATGGCGGTTGATTATTTAGCATCGGGCGGTTATGACCGCATCGCCATTGTCACCCCGCCGCTCGTTCCTTACAACGTGCCGCGGATGGAACGGTTGGCAGGGTTTCGGGCGGCGATGGCGAAAAGAGGGTTTGACATTGACGATAGGAATGTCATCGCCGCTGATCCGGCCGTGCTGCCTGAGGAACTGAAAAAACGGTTTGCTGAGTCCCACCGGCCCAACGCCTTGTTTGCGATTAACGACTTGACATTGATGGGCGTTTTACGGTTTGTCAAGGAGGCGGGTGTGCGCATGCCGGATGAGCTGGCGATCATCAACATCGACGATGTGCCCTTTGCCGATATTTACACGCCAGCGCTGACGACGATCGCCCAGCCGACGTTTGCGATGGGGAAAAAGACGGCCGAGCAGGTATTTTTACAAATCGACCGGAAACGGTCGGGCAAACCGCAAGTGTTTCGTTTCTCTCCGATACTGAAGGAACGGACATCGGTTAGACGGGAGAATAGATGA
- a CDS encoding gluconokinase yields MTIDEQVVIGVDIGTTSTKAVVFGERGRVLASYAVDYPIIQPHPGFAEQDPEELFAAVIQAVGAVTIRHRIRPQQVKAIGLSAAMHSIMALDESGRPLTRLLIWADNRSVAQAERLLKENNGLDIYRRTGTPIHPMSPLPKLLWLKEKQPDVFRQARWFVSVKDYVLYRLYGDYIADHSLASATGLFRLDTLDWDEDVLSFLGISRERLPRLAPATYILQGMKKEWADKMGVSADVPVIIGASDGVLANIGVGAVLPGEAAITIGTSGAVRTIAAAPTTDEKGRTFCYALTPGYWVVGGPTNNGGILLRWLRDEFGAQEREVAKKLGIDPYDLLTKYAERVPPGAEGLVFLPFLSGERAPYWNANARGTFFGLGLHHRREHLIRAVMEGVCFSIVSVALAIRDVTGPMTEIRVSGGFAKSPFWRQMLSDMLGKPLIVPQTHEASALGAAAVALHALGELPSLEMVKTWMDTTARHEPKEEHTLIYAELFDLYSRLYERLKEEFDIIAAFQRQGG; encoded by the coding sequence ATGACTATTGATGAGCAAGTCGTCATTGGGGTGGACATCGGGACGACAAGCACGAAAGCGGTCGTTTTCGGAGAACGCGGTCGGGTGTTGGCTTCCTATGCCGTTGATTATCCGATCATCCAGCCGCATCCAGGCTTTGCCGAACAAGATCCGGAAGAGCTGTTTGCGGCGGTCATTCAAGCCGTCGGGGCGGTGACGATCCGCCATCGGATTCGTCCCCAGCAGGTGAAAGCGATCGGGTTGAGTGCGGCGATGCACTCGATCATGGCGCTTGACGAATCCGGGCGGCCGCTCACTCGCTTACTCATTTGGGCCGATAACCGAAGCGTCGCCCAAGCGGAGCGGCTGCTGAAAGAGAACAACGGTCTTGACATTTATCGGCGGACGGGAACGCCGATCCATCCGATGTCTCCGTTGCCGAAACTGCTTTGGTTGAAAGAGAAGCAGCCGGATGTGTTTCGGCAAGCCCGTTGGTTTGTCTCTGTGAAAGATTATGTGCTTTACCGCCTATATGGCGATTATATCGCTGACCATTCGTTGGCTTCAGCGACCGGGTTGTTCCGCCTGGATACGCTCGATTGGGACGAGGACGTGCTTTCGTTTCTTGGCATAAGCCGCGAGCGGCTGCCGCGTTTAGCCCCAGCGACATACATCTTGCAAGGGATGAAGAAAGAATGGGCGGATAAAATGGGGGTATCCGCTGATGTGCCGGTCATCATCGGCGCAAGTGACGGCGTGCTCGCCAACATCGGTGTCGGCGCGGTGCTTCCGGGCGAGGCGGCCATTACGATCGGGACGAGCGGAGCAGTGCGGACGATCGCCGCTGCCCCGACGACCGATGAAAAAGGGCGGACGTTTTGTTATGCCTTAACGCCTGGCTATTGGGTCGTTGGTGGACCGACGAACAACGGCGGCATTTTGCTTCGCTGGCTGCGCGACGAGTTTGGCGCCCAAGAGCGGGAAGTGGCGAAAAAGCTCGGCATCGATCCGTACGATTTGTTGACGAAATATGCCGAACGCGTCCCGCCCGGAGCGGAAGGATTGGTGTTTTTGCCGTTTTTATCAGGCGAGCGGGCGCCGTATTGGAACGCGAACGCGCGCGGGACGTTTTTTGGCCTTGGCCTTCACCATCGGCGCGAACATTTGATTCGGGCGGTGATGGAAGGCGTCTGCTTCAGCATCGTATCGGTAGCGCTCGCGATCCGCGATGTCACCGGGCCAATGACCGAAATCCGCGTCTCCGGAGGCTTTGCGAAATCGCCGTTTTGGCGGCAAATGCTTTCCGATATGCTCGGCAAACCGCTCATTGTGCCGCAGACGCATGAGGCGTCGGCGCTGGGAGCGGCGGCAGTGGCGCTGCACGCGTTAGGGGAACTGCCTTCTTTGGAAATGGTGAAAACGTGGATGGACACGACCGCCCGTCATGAACCGAAGGAAGAACATACGCTTATTTACGCTGAGCTGTTTGATTTGTACAGCCGCTTATATGAGCGGTTAAAAGAGGAGTTTGACATCATCGCGGCGTTTCAGCGGCAAGGAGGGTAA
- a CDS encoding GntP family permease → MGIAIVIAAIIVLLLLITAAKMHPFVALISVSVGVGLAMGMPLIAPSPETPGIIDSIKAGLGNTLGFLAIVLALGTMLGKMMAESGGAERIAKTLINRFGQKRVHWAMMVVAFLVGIPVFFQVGFVLLIPLVFTIAMETGISLVTIGIPLVAGLSVVHGLVPPHPAAMAAVGIFKADVGKTILYSIIVGLPTAIIAGPLFGKWIGSRIHKSVPADIAEQLVQQKEARELPGFGNTLFTILLPVILMLIASVANVTLDQKSEAAKVLRFIGDPIVALLIATVYSFFSLGYARGFTRDVVLKFANDCLGPVANILLVIGAGGAFNKVLLDSGIGNQIAEVAKHSHLSPLLLGWGIAALIRVATGSATVSMMTAAGIVAPIAASIPGTNAELLVLATGAGSLILSHVNDSGFWMIKEYFGMTVKETLMTWTVMETIISVVAFMFVLLLNVVL, encoded by the coding sequence ATGGGAATTGCCATTGTCATTGCCGCCATTATTGTTTTATTGTTATTGATTACCGCGGCGAAAATGCATCCGTTTGTTGCACTCATTTCCGTTTCCGTCGGTGTCGGGCTGGCGATGGGGATGCCGCTCATCGCTCCGTCGCCGGAAACACCAGGGATCATCGACTCGATTAAAGCAGGGCTTGGCAATACGCTCGGCTTTTTAGCGATCGTCTTGGCGCTTGGGACGATGCTCGGCAAAATGATGGCTGAGTCGGGCGGTGCGGAGCGCATTGCGAAAACGCTAATCAATCGGTTTGGCCAAAAACGCGTCCATTGGGCGATGATGGTCGTCGCCTTTTTAGTCGGGATTCCGGTCTTTTTCCAAGTCGGATTTGTGCTGCTCATTCCGCTCGTCTTTACGATCGCAATGGAGACGGGCATCTCGCTTGTGACGATCGGCATTCCGCTTGTCGCCGGTTTGTCGGTGGTGCACGGCCTCGTCCCGCCGCACCCGGCGGCGATGGCGGCTGTCGGCATCTTTAAAGCAGATGTCGGAAAGACGATTCTTTATTCCATCATCGTCGGTCTGCCGACGGCAATCATTGCTGGACCGCTGTTTGGCAAATGGATCGGCTCGCGCATACACAAATCCGTGCCGGCCGACATCGCCGAGCAGCTCGTGCAGCAGAAAGAAGCGCGTGAACTTCCGGGTTTTGGAAATACGCTGTTTACCATTTTGCTTCCCGTTATTTTGATGTTGATTGCTTCTGTGGCCAACGTGACGCTTGATCAAAAGTCTGAAGCAGCGAAAGTGTTGCGCTTTATCGGTGATCCGATCGTCGCGCTGTTGATCGCCACGGTTTATTCATTCTTTAGCCTAGGCTATGCCCGCGGCTTTACCCGTGACGTTGTTCTGAAATTCGCCAACGACTGCCTCGGTCCGGTCGCAAACATCTTGCTTGTCATCGGAGCGGGCGGCGCGTTCAACAAAGTGCTGCTCGATTCCGGCATCGGCAATCAAATCGCGGAGGTGGCGAAACACTCGCACTTATCCCCGCTCCTGTTAGGCTGGGGCATCGCCGCTCTCATCCGCGTGGCGACCGGGTCAGCGACCGTGTCGATGATGACCGCGGCCGGCATCGTTGCGCCGATTGCTGCGAGCATTCCGGGAACGAACGCGGAGCTCCTCGTTTTGGCGACCGGTGCTGGGTCGTTGATCTTGTCACATGTCAATGACTCCGGGTTCTGGATGATCAAAGAATATTTCGGCATGACGGTCAAGGAAACGCTCATGACATGGACAGTGATGGAAACGATTATTTCGGTGGTGGCGTTTATGTTCGTCTTGCTGTTGAATGTGGTTCTATAA